A region from the Streptosporangium sp. NBC_01756 genome encodes:
- a CDS encoding PH domain-containing protein, with protein MKQVFRSRMALVLGWIWMVFAAANAVDLIVRYSGPSSLTAAAVLGVMTALVFITCLRPAIILTEDGLLVRNPLRNTRVPWEAVDEVTVSHSIKIASGDGSVRCWAPQASARERAAAVRRGNPARTGSRTEPARSKGEQAAAEALAGKTHADWVADQITERAESAKRAATPAAGQPGAGADGSTGRQAAEPAGAADAQAVESGGPAGGAAATAGAMKVSWAPSALAALLAAAVLVVAAILA; from the coding sequence GTGAAGCAGGTGTTCCGGTCGAGGATGGCGCTGGTCCTGGGCTGGATCTGGATGGTGTTCGCCGCGGCCAACGCGGTGGATCTGATCGTCCGCTACAGCGGGCCGTCGTCGCTGACCGCCGCCGCGGTGCTGGGGGTGATGACCGCGCTGGTCTTCATCACCTGCCTGCGCCCGGCGATCATCCTGACCGAGGACGGCCTGCTGGTCCGCAACCCGCTCAGGAACACCCGCGTTCCGTGGGAGGCGGTGGACGAGGTCACGGTCTCCCACTCGATCAAGATCGCCTCTGGCGACGGGAGTGTCCGCTGCTGGGCGCCGCAGGCCTCGGCCCGGGAGCGGGCGGCAGCCGTACGGCGGGGCAACCCGGCACGCACCGGCAGCCGGACCGAGCCGGCGCGCTCGAAGGGTGAGCAGGCCGCCGCCGAGGCGCTGGCGGGTAAGACCCATGCCGACTGGGTGGCCGACCAGATCACCGAACGGGCCGAGTCCGCGAAGCGGGCGGCCACCCCGGCCGCCGGGCAACCGGGTGCCGGGGCCGACGGCAGTACAGGCAGGCAGGCCGCTGAGCCGGCCGGCGCCGCGGACGCGCAGGCCGTCGAGTCCGGCGGACCCGCAGGCGGAGCCGCCGCCACGGCCGGCGCGATGAAGGTCAGCTGGGCGCCGAGCGCGCTGGCCGCCCTGCTGGCCGCGGCCGTCCTGGTGGTCGCCGCGATCCTCGCCTGA
- a CDS encoding phospho-sugar mutase, with protein sequence MSSDLVRRAHSWLAQDPDPETRAELTALLESGDQAALRERFGAKLEFGTAGLRGELGAGPNRMNRVTVMRAAAGLARVLGPGRHVVIGYDARHKSDVFARDTAAVLTGAGLRASVLPRPLPTPVLAFAVRHLGADAGVTVTASHNPPRDNGYKVYWNDGSQIVPPVDAEISTAIDAVGQVSDLPLGSPDDPAWTTLDDSVVTAYLKAVTALPLGDARDLRVAYTPLHGVGGATLAQAFEAAGFDAPATVGAQADPDPDFPTVAFPNPEEPGAMDLALELARDAGADIVLANDPDADRCAVGVPLPDGGHRMLTGDEVGTLLGEHVIRQTSGDGRLVATTIVSSSLLGKIAAEYGVRYTETLTGFKWIMKAGDGLVFGYEEALGYSVGSDTGLPVHDKDGIGAALAVAGLAAQAKLDGRTLLDLLDEQARRYGLHATSQLSVRVADLSLITGAMARLRATPPVALAGRAVESADDLGAGSAGLPPTDGLRYRLSGGARVIVRPSGTEPKLKCYLEVVVPVTGELADARAQAVRDLDALTADLSGTLGL encoded by the coding sequence TTGAGCAGCGATCTCGTACGGCGTGCACACTCCTGGCTGGCCCAGGACCCGGACCCGGAGACCCGGGCCGAGCTCACCGCGCTGCTGGAGAGCGGCGACCAGGCCGCGCTGCGTGAGCGGTTCGGCGCCAAACTGGAGTTCGGCACCGCCGGCCTCCGCGGCGAGCTGGGCGCGGGCCCCAACCGGATGAACCGCGTCACCGTGATGCGCGCCGCCGCCGGTCTCGCCCGGGTCCTCGGCCCGGGACGGCACGTGGTGATCGGTTACGACGCCCGGCACAAGTCCGACGTCTTCGCCCGCGACACCGCCGCCGTGCTCACCGGTGCCGGGCTGCGCGCCTCCGTCCTCCCCCGCCCGCTGCCCACCCCGGTGCTGGCCTTCGCCGTCCGGCACCTCGGCGCCGACGCGGGTGTGACCGTCACCGCCAGCCACAACCCGCCCCGGGACAACGGCTACAAGGTCTACTGGAACGACGGCTCCCAGATCGTGCCGCCGGTCGACGCGGAGATCTCCACGGCCATCGACGCCGTCGGGCAGGTCTCCGACCTGCCTCTCGGCTCCCCCGACGACCCCGCCTGGACCACACTGGACGACTCCGTCGTAACCGCCTATCTGAAGGCGGTGACCGCGCTCCCGCTCGGCGACGCCCGTGACCTGCGGGTGGCCTACACCCCGTTGCACGGTGTGGGCGGCGCGACCCTGGCCCAGGCCTTCGAGGCCGCCGGCTTCGACGCCCCCGCGACCGTCGGGGCCCAGGCCGACCCCGACCCGGACTTCCCGACCGTCGCGTTCCCCAACCCGGAGGAGCCGGGCGCGATGGATCTCGCGCTGGAGCTCGCCCGGGATGCCGGTGCCGACATCGTGCTGGCCAACGACCCCGACGCGGACCGTTGCGCGGTGGGCGTCCCGCTGCCGGACGGCGGTCACCGGATGCTGACCGGGGACGAGGTGGGCACCCTCCTCGGCGAGCACGTGATCAGGCAGACCTCCGGCGACGGGCGTCTGGTGGCCACCACCATCGTCTCGTCCTCCCTGCTCGGCAAGATCGCCGCCGAGTACGGCGTGCGTTACACCGAGACCCTCACCGGTTTCAAATGGATCATGAAGGCCGGGGACGGGCTGGTCTTCGGGTACGAGGAGGCCCTGGGCTACAGCGTCGGATCCGACACCGGGCTGCCCGTCCACGACAAGGACGGTATCGGCGCCGCGCTGGCCGTCGCCGGGCTGGCCGCCCAGGCGAAACTCGACGGCCGCACGCTCCTCGACCTCCTCGACGAACAGGCCCGCCGCTACGGCCTGCACGCCACGTCGCAGCTCTCGGTCCGCGTGGCGGACCTGTCCCTGATCACCGGCGCGATGGCCCGCCTGCGCGCCACCCCGCCGGTCGCGCTCGCCGGCCGGGCGGTCGAGTCCGCCGACGACCTGGGGGCGGGCTCGGCCGGTCTCCCTCCCACCGACGGCCTGCGTTACCGCCTGTCCGGCGGCGCCCGCGTCATCGTCCGCCCGTCGGGCACCGAGCCCAAGCTCAAGTGCTACCTGGAGGTCGTCGTTCCCGTCACGGGTGAGCTCGCCGACGCCAGGGCGCAGGCCGTACGGGATCTCGACGCCCTGACGGCCGATCTCTCCGGCACCCTGGGGCTGTGA
- a CDS encoding purine-nucleoside phosphorylase, protein MSNDPYALALAAATALKSAMGVESFDVALVMGSGWVPAADAIGETISEVPVTDLPGFAPPAVAGHAGRIRAVRTDSGKIALIFLGRTHLYEGRGVDPVVHGVRTAIKAGARTVVLTNAAGGLRPETQEVGEAVLISDHINLTGANPITGATFVDLTDVYTPRLRELVREIEPSMAEGVYVAFRGPTYETPAEVRMCRILGGDMVGMSTVLEAVAAREAGADVLGISLVTNPGAGLVGEPLNHEEVLEVGRATAARMGGLLARVVGKL, encoded by the coding sequence GTGAGCAATGACCCTTATGCACTCGCCTTGGCAGCCGCGACCGCGTTGAAGAGCGCCATGGGAGTCGAGTCGTTCGACGTCGCCCTGGTGATGGGTTCGGGCTGGGTACCGGCCGCCGACGCGATCGGCGAGACGATCTCCGAAGTTCCGGTGACCGACCTGCCCGGTTTCGCACCGCCTGCCGTCGCCGGCCACGCGGGCCGGATCCGCGCGGTGCGCACCGACTCGGGCAAGATCGCGCTGATCTTCCTGGGCCGCACCCACCTCTACGAGGGCCGGGGCGTCGACCCGGTCGTGCACGGGGTCCGGACCGCGATCAAGGCCGGTGCCCGCACCGTCGTGCTGACCAACGCCGCCGGGGGGCTGCGCCCGGAGACCCAGGAGGTCGGCGAGGCGGTGCTGATCAGTGACCACATCAACCTGACCGGCGCCAACCCGATCACCGGTGCCACCTTCGTCGACCTCACCGACGTCTACACCCCGCGCCTGCGCGAGCTGGTCCGCGAGATCGAGCCGTCGATGGCCGAGGGCGTCTACGTGGCCTTCCGCGGGCCGACCTACGAGACCCCGGCCGAGGTCCGCATGTGCAGGATTCTCGGCGGCGACATGGTCGGCATGTCCACCGTGCTCGAGGCCGTCGCCGCCCGCGAGGCCGGCGCCGACGTGCTCGGCATCTCCCTGGTCACCAACCCGGGCGCCGGGCTGGTGGGCGAGCCGCTGAACCACGAGGAGGTCCTGGAGGTGGGCCGCGCGACCGCCGCGCGCATGGGCGGCCTGCTGGCCAGGGTCGTCGGCAAACTGTAG
- a CDS encoding gamma-glutamylcyclotransferase, protein MPVYAAYGSNMDPDQMAQRAPHSPIRGSGWLQGWRLTFGGNDLGWEGALVSIVEDPDEHVFVVLYDVPELDETSLDQWEGAARGLYHKVRLRVQTLEGEVVAWFYVLDGYEGGLPSARYLGILAEAAERAGAPDDYVKELRNRPCTSLGG, encoded by the coding sequence GTGCCTGTCTACGCCGCCTACGGCAGCAACATGGACCCTGACCAGATGGCCCAGCGGGCCCCGCACTCCCCGATCCGGGGGTCGGGCTGGCTTCAGGGCTGGCGCCTGACGTTCGGCGGCAACGACCTCGGCTGGGAGGGCGCACTCGTCTCCATCGTCGAAGATCCCGACGAGCACGTCTTCGTCGTCCTCTACGACGTCCCCGAACTCGACGAGACCTCCCTCGACCAGTGGGAGGGCGCGGCCCGGGGCCTCTACCACAAGGTCAGACTCCGGGTGCAGACCCTGGAGGGCGAGGTCGTGGCCTGGTTCTACGTGCTCGACGGCTACGAGGGCGGTCTGCCCTCCGCGCGTTACCTCGGCATCCTGGCCGAGGCCGCCGAGCGCGCCGGCGCCCCCGACGACTATGTCAAGGAGCTGCGCAACCGCCCCTGCACGTCCCTCGGCGGCTGA
- a CDS encoding NAD(P)H-quinone dehydrogenase gives MTRIVIIGGGPGGYEAALVAAQLGAQVTVVEQDGPGGACVLTDCVPSKTLIATSVRKQALLDASMLGVHYTGGSDGDAGAVYADMPLVNTRVKELAQAQSADIAARLAAERVEVVRAPGRLVDPQMVRAGDRTIRADVVIVATGATPRILNGAEPDGERILTWRQIYDLEELPEHLIVVGSGVTGAEFAGAYRSLGSEVTLVSSRDRMMPNEDADAAEVLEEVYRRRGMNVMGRSRAESVKRTPDGVVVTLEDGRTAEGTHCLMTVGMVPNTAGIGLEEAGVTLDRGGFIQVDKVSRTSAPGVYAAGDCTGVLMLASVAAMQGRIAVWHALGEAVQPLRLATVASNIFTDPEIAAVGVTQNAIEAGEIEANVVKLPLATNARAKMQGFNDGFVKLFCRPHTGIILGGVVVAPRASELILAVSVAVQQRLTVDQLAHTFAVYPSLSGSITEAARRLMQPMTPSGI, from the coding sequence GTGACAAGGATCGTGATCATCGGTGGCGGGCCCGGCGGATACGAGGCGGCGCTGGTGGCTGCGCAACTCGGCGCACAGGTCACGGTGGTCGAGCAGGACGGTCCCGGCGGGGCCTGCGTGCTGACGGACTGCGTGCCGTCCAAGACGTTGATCGCCACCTCGGTGCGTAAGCAGGCACTTCTCGACGCCAGCATGCTCGGTGTGCACTACACCGGCGGTTCCGACGGCGACGCCGGTGCGGTGTACGCCGACATGCCGCTGGTCAACACGCGGGTGAAGGAGCTGGCCCAGGCGCAGTCGGCCGACATCGCCGCACGGCTGGCCGCCGAAAGGGTCGAGGTGGTCCGGGCACCCGGGCGGCTGGTCGATCCGCAGATGGTCAGGGCCGGTGACCGGACGATCCGGGCCGACGTCGTGATCGTGGCGACCGGTGCGACCCCGCGCATCCTGAACGGCGCCGAGCCCGACGGGGAGCGCATCCTCACCTGGCGGCAGATATACGACCTGGAGGAGCTGCCCGAGCACCTCATCGTGGTCGGTTCCGGTGTCACCGGCGCGGAGTTCGCCGGCGCCTACCGCTCGCTCGGCTCGGAGGTCACGCTCGTGTCCTCGCGCGACCGGATGATGCCCAACGAGGACGCCGACGCCGCCGAGGTCCTCGAAGAGGTCTACCGGCGGCGCGGGATGAACGTCATGGGCCGTTCCCGGGCGGAGTCCGTCAAACGCACCCCCGACGGCGTGGTCGTCACGCTGGAGGACGGCAGGACCGCCGAGGGCACCCACTGCCTCATGACGGTCGGCATGGTCCCCAACACCGCCGGCATCGGCCTGGAGGAGGCCGGCGTCACCCTCGACCGGGGCGGCTTCATCCAGGTGGACAAGGTCTCCCGCACCTCGGCACCCGGCGTCTACGCGGCCGGTGACTGCACCGGGGTGCTGATGCTCGCCTCGGTGGCCGCGATGCAGGGCCGGATCGCGGTCTGGCACGCGCTCGGCGAGGCCGTGCAGCCGCTCCGCCTGGCCACCGTCGCCTCCAACATCTTCACCGACCCCGAGATCGCCGCCGTGGGGGTCACGCAGAATGCCATCGAGGCCGGTGAGATCGAGGCCAACGTGGTCAAGCTGCCGCTGGCCACCAACGCCCGGGCCAAGATGCAGGGCTTCAACGACGGCTTCGTCAAGTTGTTCTGCCGCCCGCACACCGGCATCATCCTCGGTGGCGTCGTGGTCGCCCCCCGCGCCTCCGAGCTGATCCTGGCGGTCTCG